The genomic DNA CGCGCTGCACGACGGCGCCGCCGCGATCGTCAGCGTCGGCGGCGAACCGCCGCATACGGTGTCGCTCGGCAACGCGATCATGGAAGGCGCGAAACTCTCCGAAGTGCGCGCCCGTTCGATCATCATCGATCGCAACGGCTCGCATTCGGAAGTGTTCCTGCCGGCCAACGCGCCGGGGCCCACTATCTACGTGCGCTGAACCTGCGCCGGTAAATATCCGACGCTGCTGCATCGCGCGGATTCTTCGCCGGCGCGGCTCGCCGCGCACTGCCTCGCGCTTACTGCACGAGGTTATTCAGTTCGATGATCGGCATCATCACCGCCAGCACGATCACGAGCACGACGCCACCCATCGCCAGAATCAGCAGCGGCTCGAGCAAGCTTGTCAGGAACATCGTGCGGCGTTCGAGTTCGCGCGATTCGCCTTCGGATGCGCGGTCGAGCATCGTCGTCACGTCGCCGGTCGCTTCACCTGAACGGATCAGGTGCACGAGCACCGGCGGGAATGTCTTCGTATTGCCAAGCGCGCGCGACAATGACGTGCCTTCGCGCACGCGCACGATCGCATCGTCGATATTCGTGCGCATTGCGCGGTTGCTGAGCGTTTCGCCGGCCGCCTGCAGCGCGCGCAGAATCGGCACGCCGGCCGCGGTCAGAATGCCGAGCGTGCTCGCGAAACGCACCGTGTTATAGCCGCGCACGAGCTTGCCGAGCAGCGGCGCAGTAAGCAGCCACCGGTCGAACGCGAGGCGCGGCCCGGGCTGCTTCAGAATCGTGCGCACCACGTACACGACCACGACAACCGCGATCAGCGCCGCCCACCAGTAGCTTCGAACGAAACCGGACAGCGACATCATCAGGATCGTCAGAAACGGCAGTTGCTGTTTCGTGCTGGCGAACACATTGACGACCTGCGGCACCACATAGCTGAGCAGAAACGTCACGATACCGAACGCGATGAGCGTGACGATCGCCGGATACGTGAACGCGAGCACGATCTTCTGCTTCAGCGCATTGCGCTGTTCGATGTAATCCGCGAGGCGCGACAGCACGAGACCGAGCTTGCCCGTATGCTCGCCGGCCGCAACGAGGGCGCGATAAATGTCGGGAAAGTCCTTCGGATGCTGCGACAGCGCATTCGCGAGCGAATGGCCGCCGAGCACTTCCGCGCGAATCGCAGCCATCAGTTCGCGAATGTAGTCGCGTTCCGATTGCTCGGTCAGCACCGCGAGCGCTTCGTCGAGCGGCAGGCCCGCGATCAGCAGGCTCGCGAGCTGGCGCGTCAGAATCGCCTGCTCGCGCTGCGACAGCTTGCGGCCGAGCGACAGACGCTGGCTGCGTTCGCCGCGCGTACGCGTCGCGGCGGGTTCGACGACGAGCGGCGTCAGTCCTTGCGTGCGCAATTGCGAGCGAGCGCCGCGCGCGCTGTCCGCATCGAGCACGCCTTTTTGCGCCTTGCCCGCTGCGTCGATCGCTTCGAAACGAAAAGCAGGCATTCGCTTACACTCCGCCCGTCACGCGAATCACTTCTTCGAGCGACGTGAGGCCGGTCGAGAGCCAGCGATCGCCGTCCTCG from Paraburkholderia edwinii includes the following:
- the gspF gene encoding type II secretion system inner membrane protein GspF — protein: MPAFRFEAIDAAGKAQKGVLDADSARGARSQLRTQGLTPLVVEPAATRTRGERSQRLSLGRKLSQREQAILTRQLASLLIAGLPLDEALAVLTEQSERDYIRELMAAIRAEVLGGHSLANALSQHPKDFPDIYRALVAAGEHTGKLGLVLSRLADYIEQRNALKQKIVLAFTYPAIVTLIAFGIVTFLLSYVVPQVVNVFASTKQQLPFLTILMMSLSGFVRSYWWAALIAVVVVVYVVRTILKQPGPRLAFDRWLLTAPLLGKLVRGYNTVRFASTLGILTAAGVPILRALQAAGETLSNRAMRTNIDDAIVRVREGTSLSRALGNTKTFPPVLVHLIRSGEATGDVTTMLDRASEGESRELERRTMFLTSLLEPLLILAMGGVVLVIVLAVMMPIIELNNLVQ